A genomic region of Trichothermofontia sichuanensis B231 contains the following coding sequences:
- a CDS encoding Fur family transcriptional regulator: MQPEAALRKPIRSLEEAIDRCQDLGMRLSRQRRFILELLWQAQEHLSAREIYDRLNQQGKEIGHTSVYQNLEALASQNIIECIERSEGRLYGNISDSHSHINCLDTNQILDVYVELPPELIQQIEAQTGVKITDYRIDFYGYRQPEAAEKHRSQELA, encoded by the coding sequence ATGCAACCAGAAGCGGCACTGCGTAAGCCGATTCGCTCTCTTGAGGAGGCAATCGATCGCTGTCAAGACTTGGGGATGCGCCTGAGTCGCCAGCGTCGCTTTATCCTGGAATTACTCTGGCAGGCGCAGGAACATTTGTCAGCACGGGAGATTTACGATCGGCTAAATCAGCAGGGCAAGGAGATTGGCCACACGTCAGTCTATCAAAACTTGGAGGCGCTGGCTAGCCAAAATATCATCGAGTGTATTGAGCGATCGGAGGGGCGGCTGTACGGCAATATCAGTGACTCCCATAGCCATATTAATTGTCTGGATACGAACCAGATTCTGGATGTATATGTGGAGTTACCGCCGGAATTAATTCAGCAGATAGAAGCCCAAACAGGGGTTAAAATTACCGATTACCGGATTGATTTTTACGGCTATCGGCAACCGGAGGCAGCCGAGAAGCATCGGTCGCAGGAGCTGGCCTGA